Proteins from one Elgaria multicarinata webbii isolate HBS135686 ecotype San Diego chromosome 3, rElgMul1.1.pri, whole genome shotgun sequence genomic window:
- the LOC134394921 gene encoding F-box/LRR-repeat protein 21-like, with translation MKRIRQTVKAENPVLQSLQRTKKQKSGFYNSLFDTSHPYTLMDWGSLPHLVVLNIFQCLPLVDRARASSVCRRWNEVFHIPDLWRKFEFELNQPATSYLKSTHPDLIQQIIKRHADHLQYVSFKVDSSTESAEAACDILSQLVNCSIKTLGLISTAKPSFMNVSKAHFVSALTVVFVNSKSLSSIKIEDTPVDDPSLKVLVANNSDTLKLLKMSSCPHVSPAGILCVADQCHGLRELALNYYLLSDELLLALSSEKHANLEHLRIDVVSENPGQIEFHAIKKQSWDALIKHSPKVNIVMYFFLYEEEFDAFFKEETPVTHLYFGRAVSKSMLGRIGMNCPRLIELVVCANGLQPLDDELIRIAERCKNLTAMGLGECEVTCRGFIEFVKMCGGRLTQLSIMEEVLIPDNDYNLDQIHSEVSKHLGRMWFPDMMPIW, from the exons CTTCAATCACTACAGagaacaaaaaagcaaaaaagtggTTTCTATAACTCATTATTTGACACATCTCATCCTTATACCTTGATGGACTGGGGAAGCTTGCCACACCTTGTAGTCTTGAACATCTTTCAATGCTTGCCTCTTGTTGATCGTGCTCGTGCGTCTTCGGTTTGCCGAAGATGGAATGAAGTGTTTCATATCCCTGATCTCTGGAGAAAGTTTGAATTTGAGCTTAATCAGCCTGCTACTTCATACTTAAAATCTACTCACCCAGATCTTATCCAGCAGATTATTAAGAGACATGCTGATCACTTGCAGTATGTTAGCTTCAAG GTTGATAGTAGTACTGAGTCCGCAGAAGCAGCATGTGACATCCTTTCTCAACTAGTGAATTGTTCTATCAAGACACTTGGTTTGATTTCAACAGCAAAACCAAGTTTCATGAATGTTTCCAAG GCTCATTTTGTGTCTGCGCTGACAGTAGTATTTGTCAATTCCAAGTCATTATCTTCCATCAAGATTGAAGACACTCCAGTTGATGATCCATCTTTGAAGGTTCTTGTTGCTAACAATAGTGATACTTTAAAATTGCTTAAAATGAGCAGCTGCCCTCATGTGTCACCTGCTG GTATTCTTTGTGTAGCTGATCAGTGTCATGGCCTTAGAGAGCTTGCTCTTAATTACTATCTGCTAAGTGATGAATTATTGCTGGCTCTTTCAAGTGAGAAGCATGCTAATCTTGAACATCTCCGTATAGATGTTGTAAGTGAAAATCCAGGACAGATTGAGTTTCATGCTATCAAAAAACAAAGCTGGGATGCACTCATTAAGCACTCTCCCAAAGTCAATATCGTGATGTACTTCTTTCTATATGAGGAAGAATTTGATGCATTCTTCAAGGAGGAGACTCCAGTAACTCATCTTTACTTTGGCCGAGCAGTAAGCAAATCAATGCTTGGCCGTATTGGAATGAACTGCCCGAGGCTGATTGAATTGGTCGTCTGTGCTAATGGCCTTCAACCCTTGGACGATGAACTAATTCGCATTGCTGAACGCTGTAAGAATTTAACTGCCATGGGACTTGGTGAATGCGAAGTTACATGTAGAGGCTTTATTGAGTTTGTAAAGATGTGTGGAGGCAGACTCACCCAGCTATCCATTATGGAGGAAGTGCTTATTCCAGACAATGACTACAACCTGGATCAAATTCattctgaagtttccaaacatcTAGGAAGAATGTGGTTCCCTGATATGATGCCAATATGGTAA